One Phalacrocorax aristotelis chromosome 10, bGulAri2.1, whole genome shotgun sequence genomic region harbors:
- the LOC142062737 gene encoding cytosolic phospholipase A2 epsilon-like, whose product MASTPAFPQHSSSKSSLLENEERKGMRHYAALSNVDAKQEEMSPYSLLTVRIVRLRNAHQADFLSQSDCYVSLWLPNALDEKLHTKTIKNCRNPVWNETFYFRIQRQVKNILEITVSDEDIIHDDYHATVLFDVAKIPLGERVLTAFLLKPQRTEELEVEFVLESIPDPPETIITNGAIVSREVACLEVHLDSRMKKKHFSENELTFTVRGSFEETQRASVGCDSSSPLQGPIFFHYAKYKQPSLDVVLTKKRRLPTFCACVPRRARRSRGIPLTLPLKSLPSKWEVVGEDRKLDLHFKVKKCQQDLDVRLGFDLCAQEQDFICKRKKVVAAALKDILQLEDDLQDDEVPVVAIMTTGGGTRALTAMYAHLLSVQELNVLDCVSYITGLSGTTWTMSNLYEDPDWSQKDLKETLNDVRKHVLKNKFFTCFAPNRLKYYLKELCQREKEGHQICFTDLWGLIIETMLHEKEDSHKLTDQQQALNQGQNPLPIYLSLNVKDKISDQDFREWVEFTPYEVGFPKYGAFIHAEDFGSEFFMGRLMKKIPESRICFLEGIWSSVFSLNLMDAWYISVNSEDFWHKWTRDKITDIDDETLFPARPNELDTRVVCPTDSFSNIFRDVAMVRPAASEIHNFLKGLQMNNNYLESEFSKWKDCELDSQPNHLTGATDYLILIDTAFAFATSYPPLMRPERKVDVILHFNYSSGSQTRPLKEASKYFAKQGIPFPTKVPDDQETPHLKECYIVGDKEGPETPIVIFFPLVNDTFRDYKAPGVKRSPSEMAEGDVDVANTYGPYYINNLSYSEEDFDKLVNLSYYNVQNNKGLILQALRTAVERKKQYKKEQPQQKPPSRDGMCVSDREGTQHLANCPALASMK is encoded by the exons TAAGCCAATCTGATTGCTATGTGAGCCTCTGGTTGCCAAATGCTTTGGATGAAAAACTCCACACCAAAACCataaaaaactgcagaaatccCGTGTGGAATGAAACTTTCTACTTCCGAATACAGAGACAAGTCAAG AATATTCTGGAAATTACTGTTTCTGATGAAGACATCATTCATGATGATTACCATGCAACTGTGCTTTTTGATGTAGCTAAAATCCCCCTTGGGGAAAGAGTGCTTACAGCATTCCTGCTAAAGCCACAG agGACGGAGGAACTCGAAGTTGAGTTTGTATTGGAGAGCAT CCCAGATCCTCCTGAAACCATCATCACAAATGGGGCAATAGtg AGTCGTGAAGTAGCCTGCTTGGAAGTTCACTTGGACAGCAGGatgaaaaagaagcatttttcag AAAACGAGCTAACATTTACAGTGAGAGGATCCTTTGAAGAAACTCAGAGAGCTTCGGTGGGCTGTGACTCCAGCTCCCCTCTCCAAGGACCCATTTTCTTCCACTATGCCAAATACAAGCAACCTTCTCTGGATGTTGTACTCacaaagaaaaggaggcttcCCACCTTT TGTGCTTGTGTGCCACGGAGAGCAAGAAGGAGCAGAGGCATCCCCCTGACTCTCCCTCTGAAGTCACTCCCCTCCAAGTGGGAAGTAGTTGGCGAG gacaGAAAACTTGATTTGCACTTTAAGGTGAAAAAATG CCAGCAGGACCTAGATGTACGCCTGGGGTTTGACCTGTGTGCCCAGGAACAGGATTTCATTTGCAAGAGGAAGAAGGTGGTTGCAGCTGCTCTGAAGGACATTCTTCAGCTGGAGGATGACTTGCAGGATGATGAG GTACCTGTGGTGGCAATCATGACAACGGGTGGTGGAACCAGAGCTCTGACAGCCATGTACGCTCACCTTCTCAGTGTGCAGGAACTGAATGTGTTGGACTGTGTATCATACATCACTGGGTTATCCGGCACAACATG gacCATGTCAAACTTGTATGAAGATCCTGACTGGTCCCAAAAGGATCTTAAGGAAACACTCAATGATGTCCGAAAGCATGTGCTCAAAAATAAGTTCTTCACTTGTTTTGCCCCCAATCGTCTGAAATACTATTTGAAAGAGTTGTgccagagggaaaaggaaggacaTCAGATATGTTTCACAGATCTGTGGGGACTCATCATTGAAACCATGTTACATGAAAAG GAGGACTCCCATAAGCTCACAGATCAGCAGCAGGCACTAAATCAAGGTCAGAATCCCCTGCCCATCTACCTCTCTCTCAATGTGAAGGATAAAATCAGCGACCAGGATTTTAGAG aatgGGTGGAATTCACCCCTTATGAGGTAGGATTCCCGAAATATGGTGCCTTCATTCATGCAGAAGACTTCGGTAGTGAGTTCTTCATGGGTCGCctgatgaaaaaaatcccagaatcCAGAATCTGCTTTTTGGAAG GAATCTGGAGCAGTGTATTTTCCTTGAATCTTATGGATGCTTGGTATATATCTGTTAATTCAGAAGACTTCTGGCACAAATGGACCCGAGACAAAATTACTGACATAG atgATGAAACCCTGTTCCCTGCAAGACCAAATGAGCTGGATACTCGAGTAGTTTGTCCCACTGACAGCTTTTCAAACATCTTCCGAGATGTTGCCATGGTACGTCCAGCAGCTTCAGAAATCCATAACTTCCTGAAGGGCCTCCAGATGAACAACAACTACCTAGAGAGCGAGTTTTCCAAATGGAAAG ACTGTGAGCTTGACTCTCAGCCCAACCACCTGACAGGAGCAACAGACTACCTCATCCTGATCGATACAGCATTTGCCTTTGCTACCAGTTACCCACCCCTTATGAGACCAGAAAGGAAAGTAGAtgtcattttgcatttcaaCTACAGTTCAGGTTCCCAGACAAGG CCCCTGAAAGAAGCCTCTAAATACTTTGCAAAACAGGGAATTCCTTTCCCTACGAAGGTGCCAGATGATCAGGAAACTCCACACCTGAAGGAATGCTACATTGTTGGTGACAAGGAGGGCCCAGAAACACCTATTGTGATATTTTTCCCTCTAGTAAATGACACCTTCAGGGACTACAAAGCACCTG GTGTGAAACGTAGTCCCTCAGAGATGGCAGAGGGTGATGTTGATGTTGCCAATACCTATGGTCCGTATTACATAAACAATCTGAGTTATTCAGAGGAAGATTTTGACAAACTGGTGAACCTAAGTTACTACAACGTCCAGAACAATAAAGGTTTGATTCTTCAGGCCTTGCGTACTGCTGTGGAGCGGAAAAAGCAGTACAAGAAAGAGCAACCACAGCAAAAACCACCCAGTAGAGATGGTATGTGTGTGTCTGATAGAGAGGGAACCCAGCATCTGGCCAACTGCCCAGCACTAGCGAGTATGAAATAA